In a single window of the Elaeis guineensis isolate ETL-2024a chromosome 8, EG11, whole genome shotgun sequence genome:
- the LOC105050135 gene encoding protein KINASE OF THE OUTER CHLOROPLAST MEMBRANE 1, producing MAGKAAASQATESFEFMLFEGDPDHLRAVVSTPNQISPWIDPSALKLTHRIGRGPFGDVWVATHHHCTKDYDRFHEVAVKMLYPIKDDQLQPFLVKFDEIFSKCHGLQGVCFLHGISVQNGRVCIAMKFYEGSIGDKMACLKGGRLALSDVLRYGVDLAQGILELHSRRILILNIKPCNLLLDEHDHAVLGDFGIPSLLLGLPLPNSDLVQRLGTPNYMAPEQWQPKVRGPLSFETDSWGFGCSILEMLSGIQPWHGKSPDEIYHLVVIKKEKPDIPSGLPPQVENVLYGCFEYDLRNRPLISDILHAFQSCKDAVSSDSSWGDSEKHVADRSSHIGYTDWSLLKDHLQVGDAVCSRKTRNSFSSESMEILEGTVVGLENSVDHDGFVLVRIHGFRDPFRVHSSTVKRVTHGFAAGDWVRLKEETKKQSPVGILHSDERDGTVTVGFVGMETLWNGKYSEIQMAETYCVGQFLRPKDTVSSPRFEWPRKRGGEWATGRISQVFPNGCLVVKFPGRLRFGEVCSFLADPSEVEVVSFSTCQGMISKYQHLEDFHWAVRPLVIALGLFTALKLGFFVGKSMGRSRRKKGFGISGQGEGLQQGGLNGSDAAWLPPAVANILFKESVAPAR from the exons ATGGCTGGAAAAGCTGCTGCATCTCAAGCTACTGAATCATTTGAATTCATGTTGTTTGAGGGAGATCCAGATCATCTCAGAGCAGTGGTATCTACGCCAAACCAAATTAGCCCATGGATTGATCCCAGTGCACTGAAATTGACACACCGCATAGGGCGAGGCCCATTTGGTGATGTGTGGGTAGCAACTCATCATCATTGTACCAAAGATTATGATCGCTTTCATGAGGTTGCTGTCAAGATGCTATATCCTATAAAAGATGATCAGCTTCAGCCTTTTTTGGTCAAGTTTGATGAAATATTCTCCAAGTGCCATGGACTACAGGGTGTTTGCTTTTTGCATGGAATCTCAGTTCAAAATGGAAGG GTCTGCATTGCAATGAAGTTTTATGAGGGATCAATTGGTGACAAGATGGCTTGTCTCAAAGGTGGAAGGCTTGCACTGTCTGATGTTTTAAG GTATGGTGTTGATTTGGCTCAGGGAATATTGGAACTCCACTCAAGAAGAATTCTAATCCTCAACATTAAGCCCTGTAATTTGCTTCTCGATGAACATGACCATGCAGTTCTAGGAGACTTTGGTATCCCATCATTATTGCTTGGACTTCCATTGCCAAATTCAGATTTGGTTCAGAGGCTTGGGACACCAAACTACATGGCTCCTGAACAATGGCAACCAAAAGTTAGGGGCCCACTTTCTTTTGAAACTGATTCATGGGGGTTTGGATGCAGTATATTGGAAATGTTGAGTGGTATCCAGCCTTGGCATGGGAAGTCACCTGATGAAATCTATCACTTGGTTGtgataaagaaagaaaaaccaGACATTCCAAGTGGCTTACCGCCTCAAGTTGAAAATGTCCTTTATGGATGCTTTGAGTATGACCTCCGAAATCGCCCTCTAATATCAGACATTTTACATGCATTTCAAAG CTGCAAGGATGCAGTTTCCAGTGATAGCAGCTGGGGTGATTCCGAGAAGCATGTGGCAGACAGATCAAGCCATATCGGTTACACTGATTGGTCCCTTCTAAAGGACCACCTTCAAGTAGGTGATGCTGTGTGCTCTAGAAAGACTAGAAACTCCTTCAGCTCAGAAAGCATGGAGATCCTAGAGGGAACCGTGGTTGGCTTGGAAAACAGTGTGGATCATGATGGTTTTGTGCTTGTGAGAATCCACGGATTTCGTGATCCTTTCAGGGTGCACTCTTCTACAGTGAAGAGGGTGACCCATGGTTTTGCTGCTGGTGACTGGGTACGGTTGAAGGAGGAAACCAAGAAGCAGTCTCCAGTTGGCATCCTCCACAGCGACGAGCGAGATGGAACAGTAACTGTTGGTTTTGTTGGGATGGAAACTCTCTGGAACGGGAAATATTCAGAGATTCAGATGGCAGAGACCTACTGCGTCGGTCAGTTCTTAAGGCCGAAAGATACTGTATCTAGTCCCAGGTTTGAGTGGCCACGCAAGAGAGGTGGGGAATGGGCCACAGGCAGAATCTCACAGGTTTTTCCAAATGGGTGCCTTGTCGTCAAATTTCCTGGCAGACTTCGCTTTGGAGAAGTCTGCAGCTTTCTCGCAGATCCTTCCGAGGTGGAAGTGGTGAGCTTCAGTACATGCCAAGGAATGATCAGTAAGTACCAACACCTTGAGGATTTCCATTGGGCTGTGAGGCCATTGGTTATTGCTTTGGGTTTGTTTACAGCACTGAAACTGGGATTCTTTGTGGGCAAGAGTATGGGGAGATCAAGGAGGAAGAAAGGTTTTGGCATCTCAGGGCAGGGAGAAGGGCTGCAGCAGGGTGGACTGAATGGTAGTGATGCAGCATGGCTACCACCAGCCGTGGCAAACATCCTCTTCAAAGAAAGTGTTGCTCCTGCTCGATAA